One Primulina huaijiensis isolate GDHJ02 chromosome 8, ASM1229523v2, whole genome shotgun sequence genomic region harbors:
- the LOC140983136 gene encoding uncharacterized protein — MLPPPPPPPHEPIYPAHHHLKNHSSLPDVIFAAFSLFILFSTSPKPTSIFFVPNNKLAFPVNPRKYLKLHNMSLPLRNPPNPSRHPTPPFATPQSLSEWLRPRLPSDSFASWGVKPGTKNVHNLWLEIAEGETSLADSTPPVRTVEVVIVRIIRSDNKMLVESHQELSNGAVRYRSRPLSEKMKPGESVEAAVFRAVKEELGSIIKSTASVNSNLGNLDDDQDSNNFSGIIKILPGSYVKKVEERVSASYPGLPACYLLHTVDAEVAGLPEGEFSTEEVNEYGDSNGTSSDAVSCKKHYWKWVDFDSL; from the coding sequence ATGCTCCCTCCGCCGCCTCCGCCGCCTCATGAACCAATTTATCCGGCGCATCACCACCTGAAGAATCATTCGTCACTGCCTGACGTCATATTCGCTGCCTTCTCTCTCTTTATCCTTTTCTCCACTTCCCCCAAACCAACCTCGATTTTTTTCGTCCCTAATAACAAGCTCGCTTTCCCAGTTAACCCCCGCAAGTATCTGAAATTACACAACATGTCCCTCCCTTTGCGTAACCCTCCCAACCCTAGTCGCCACCCCACGCCGCCGTTCGCCACGCCGCAGTCTCTATCCGAGTGGCTCAGGCCGCGGCTACCCTCCGATTCATTCGCTTCCTGGGGTGTCAAGCCGGGGACTAAGAATGTTCATAACCTCTGGCTCGAAATTGCTGAAGGGGAGACTTCTTTAGCTGATTCCACCCCGCCGGTTCGGACGGTTGAGGTTGTGATTGTCCGCATCATCCGAAGTGACAATAAAATGCTCGTCGAATCTCATCAAGAGCTTTCGAACGGCGCCGTCAGGTACCGATCCCGCCCTTTATCTGAGAAAATGAAGCCTGGAGAATCTGTTGAGGCCGCTGTTTTTCGTGCAGTGAAAGAGGAGCTGGGCTCCATCATAAAGTCCACGGCATCTGTAAATTCTAATTTGGGTAATCTTGATGATGATCAAGATTCTAACAATTTTAGTggtattataaaaattttgccTGGATCATACGTGAAGAAGGTGGAGGAGAGAGTTTCGGCCTCGTATCCTGGGCTTCCAGCTTGTTACCTATTGCATACAGTAGATGCCGAGGTAGCTGGCTTGCCAGAAGGCGAGTTTTCTACCGAGGAAGTGAACGAGTATGGAGATTCTAATGGGACAAGTAGTGATGCTGTTTCTTGTAAAAAACACTACTGGAAGTGGGTTGATTTTGATTCGCTCTGA
- the LOC140983135 gene encoding protein TRANSPARENT TESTA GLABRA 1-like has product MGSSTQESHLRSETCVTYDSPFPIYAMAFSAADRRNIAVGSFVEEFNNRVDILCFDDECYSIKPIPALSVPHPYPATKLMFHPSPTTGNLLASSGDYLRLWEIRDASIEPMSTLDNSKTSDYCAPLTSFDWNEVEPHRIGTSSMDTTCTIWDVEKGVVETQLISHDKEVYDIAWREAGVFGSVSGDGSVRLFDLRHKERSTILYESPKPETPLSRLAWNKQDLRYMATFLMNSNKIVILDTRYPTVAAAELERHQGCVNAIAWAPLSGRHICSGGDDGQAFLWELPILSGTNGIDPMYMYSAGSEINQLHWSAAQPDWIAIALENKMQMLKV; this is encoded by the coding sequence ATGGGTAGTTCCACCCAAGAATCCCACCTCAGATCCGAAACCTGCGTCACGTATGACTCACCCTTTCCCATCTACGCCATGGCGTTTTCCGCCGCCGACCGCCGCAATATCGCCGTCGGGAGTTTCGTAGAAGAATTCAACAACCGTGTCGACATTCTCTGCTTCGACGATGAATGCTATTCCATCAAACCTATACCTGCACTATCGGTCCCTCACCCCTACCCCGCAACTAAACTCATGTTTCACCCCTCACCAACTACTGGCAACCTCCTTGCTTCCTCCGGCGACTACCTACGTCTCTGGGAAATCCGGGATGCTTCAATCGAACCCATGTCTACACTCGACAACAGCAAAACTAGCGACTACTGTGCCCCTTTAACTTCATTCGATTGGAATGAGGTGGAGCCCCATCGAATCGGAACATCAAGCATGGACACTACCTGCACCATATGGGATGTGGAAAAGGGCGTTGTGGAAACCCAACTGATTTCCCACGATAAAGAAGTGTACGATATTGCCTGGCGCGAGGCAGGAGTTTTTGGATCAGTTTCAGGAGACGGATCGGTCAGACTTTTCGATCTAAGGCATAAGGAGCGCTCCACAATTCTTTACGAAAGCCCGAAGCCGGAAACGCCGCTATCGAGGTTGGCTTGGAATAAACAAGATTTGAGGTACATGGCGACGTTCTTGATGAATAGCAATAAGATTGTGATACTGGATACCAGGTATCCTACAGTGGCTGCCGCTGAATTGGAAAGGCACCAGGGTTGTGTAAATGCAATTGCTTGGGCCCCGCTGAGTGGCAGGCACATATGTTCTGGTGGGGACGATGGGCAGGCTTTTCTTTGGGAGTTGCCGATTCTTTCTGGGACGAACGGGATTGATCCCATGTATATGTACTCGGCAGGCTCGGAGATCAATCAGCTTCACTGGTCGGCGGCGCAGCCTGACTGGATTGCTATTGCCCTGGAAAATAAGATGCAGATGCTCAAGGTTTGA
- the LOC140982885 gene encoding NAC domain-containing protein 62-like: protein MAVIPVNALPVGYRFRPTDEELIDHYLRHKINRQDKEVSVIREIDVCKWEPWDLPDLSAVESTDNEWFFFCPKDRKYQNGQRLNRATQRGYWKATGKDRNITSRKGVKIGMKKTLVFYKGRAPDGKRTNWVIHEYRATDKSLDGTHPGQSAFVLSRLFKKTDLKQDEITESSNSDEVEGIVSSPTVVNPTSVEDDLSETLTPLHNGTSKIQQSSVESFPTLNSSKDMVENPVPNYQQECGLIADKLEHDISGTVSPPHDPELEKLMENLYSYPLQGAIFSPLHSQVQAELGTPYFYSGYNNDINVQNNTPFQYGTTSNEMMEDFLNSISGGLYEVSSLESPEYVNMLKSDKDCISSSESEAEMFLCQKYPSVPEGELFEDDNKQEFPFQSEVTSEVAAVDVSHSYVSPAVGNETTLGTGIKMRTRQPLHQLSTQHYEAHGTAPKRIRLQMKCGVGSVQYNLPKILNEDDIHEGSPQLPKGDTATNVQTLTLVEGESTCDESNNSSLSHHTSAINLPKNIFVDTASSTSKYTTTPSVISSLNIHKALVAFSLIALLLGIFGYFQFRMETY from the exons ATGGCTGTGATCCCCGTGAACGCGTTACCGGTGGGTTATAGATTTCGCCCCACCGATGAGGAGCTGATCGATCACTATTTGAGGCATAAGATCAACAGACAAGATAAAGAAGTCAGTGTCATACGTGAAATCGATGTTTGTAAATGGGAGCCGTGGGATTTACCTG ATTTGTCAGCGGTAGAATCGACTGACAACGAATGGTTCTTCTTCTGCCCCAAGGATCGGAAGTATCAAAATGGACAGAGATTGAACCGTGCAACACAGAGAGGTTACTGGAAAGCTACTGGTAAAGATCGAAATATTACTTCGAGGAAGGGTGTGAAAATTGGGATGAAAAAAACCCTAGTTTTTTACAAGGGCCGTGCGCCGGATGGCAAGAGAACTAACTGGGTCATCCATGAGTATCGTGCAACTGATAAATCGCTGGATGGCACCCATCCCGGTCAG agTGCTTTTGTTCTCTCCCGTCTATTCAAGAAGACTGATTTGAAACAAGATGAGATCACCGAGAGTTCAAATTCTGACGAAGTTGAAGGGATTGTATCATCTCCCACCGTGGTTAACCCCACTTCTGTTGAAGATGACTTATCAGAAACGCTTACTCCATTGCACAATGGAACTTCAAAAATACAACAGTCAAGTGTTGAAAGCTTTCCGACTTTGAATTCCTCCAAAGATATGGTGGAAAATCCTGTGCCTAATTATCAGCAGGAATGTGGTCTCATTGCTGACAAATTGGAACATGATATTTCAGGAACAGTATCTCCTCCA CATGACCCAGAACTGGAAAAGTTGATGGAAAATTTATATTCCTACCCACTGCAAGGGGCGATTTTCTCTCCATTACATTCACAGGTGCAAGCAGAGCTTGGGACTCCATACTTTTATAGTGGTTATAATAACGACATCAACGTCCAAAATAATACCCCTTTTCAATATGGGACAACTTCTAATGAAATGATGGAGGATTTCTTGAATTCGATATCTGGTGGTCTGTATGAAGTATCATCTCTTGAAAGTCCTGAGTACGTAAACATGCTGAAATCAGATAAAGATTGCATCTCAAGTAGCGAATCGGAGGCTGAGATGTTCCTTTGCCAG AAATATCCAAGTGTTCCAGAAGGTgaattatttgaggatgataaCAAACAAGAATTTCCTTTCCAGAGTGAAGTTACTTCTGAAGTTGCAGCTGTTGATGTGTCCCATTCGTATGTTAGCCCTGCAGTGGGCAATGAAACCACCCTTGGAACAGGAATCAAGATGAGGACTCGCCAACCATTACATCAACTTAGTACCCAGCACTATGAAGCACATGGAACCGCTCCTAAGAGAATTCGTTTGCAGATGAAATGTGGAGTTGGATCAGTTCAGTATAATCTTCCCAAGATTTTAAATGAGGATGACATTCATGAAGGGAGTCCACAATTGCCCAAG GGTGACACAGCTACGAATGTGCAAACACTAACACTAGTTGAGGGGGAGTCAACATGCGACGAGTCAAATAACAGCTCGCTATCCCATCATACGAGTGCCATCAATTTACCTAAAAACATCTTTGTTGACACTGCATCTTCCACTTCTAAATACACGACCACACCTTCAGTCATATCTTCTCTTAACATTCACAAGGCGCTTGTGGCCTTCAGTCTTATCGCGCTACTGCTTGGAATATTCGGATATTTCCAATTTCGGATGGAAACTTACTAG
- the LOC140983567 gene encoding uncharacterized calcium-binding protein At1g02270-like: protein MGRKSKRIGRGRVSRIGSYAIASSITDPTCVSCTTFNILAPIYKRLDQDDPSYRESDVKDYWLNRNQKILDWLLYERSSIICLQEFWTGNEELVSVYDKRLGDAGYINFKLARTNNRGDGLLTAVHKDYFRVINHRELLFNDFGDRVAQLLHVELIAPIYPCRNNNVRQEILIVNTHLLFPHDSSLCLERLRQVYKILQYVESYQKENKLNPLPILLCGDWNGSKRGHVYRFLRSQGFVSSYDAAHQYTDADAHKWVSHLNHRGNICGVDFIWLLNPNGYRILLKTSWSEALFGMFKYQLRRASLTEDDAFAFLKADSHGDYITYSGFCEALRQLNLIGHCNGLSAEELKELWIRADIDGNGVLDYNEFKRRIWNSSYSTQRDDEFWDDVVNGTEQTTGLSIKNAVLFPTEVEKGTWPEDYSLSDHARLTVVFSPMRMPCSRLTS from the exons ATGGGGAGAAAGAGCAAGAGGATTGGCAGGGGGAGGGTATCAAGAATTGGGAGCTACGCAATAGCTTCATCGATTACGGACCCCACCTGTGTTTCTTGCACAACTTTTAATATTCTTGCCCCGATTTACAAAAGACTCGATCAAGAT GATCCAAGCTACAGGGAAAGCGATGTTAAAGATTATTGGCTGAACAGAAACCAAAAGATTTTGGATTGGTTGTTGTATGAAAGATCTTCCATCATTTGTCTCCAG GAATTCTGGACTGGGAATGAAGAACTCGTCAGTGTTTATGATAAGAGGCTCGGGGATGCTGGTTACATCAATTTCAAGCTTGCACGAACAAATAATCGTGGAGATG GTCTTTTAACCGCTGTGCACAAGGATTACTTCAGGGTCATCAACCACCGGGAGTTACTTTTCAATGATTTCGGTGATCGTGTAGCTCAGCTACTGCATGTCGAGTTGATTGCCCCTATTTATCCATGTCGAAACAATAATGTCCGTCAAGAAATTCTGATTGTGAATACCCATTTATTATTTCCACACGATTCAAGTTTATGCTTAGAGAGATTGCGTCAG GTCTATAAGATATTGCAATATGTGGAATCGTATCAAAAGGAAAACAAACTCAATCCCTTGCCTATTCTACTATGTGG CGACTGGAATGGAAGCAAGAGAGGCCACGTTTACAGGTTTCTTCGATCTCAGGGATTTGTTTCGTCATATGATGCTGCTCACCAGTATACGGATGCAGATGCGCATAAG TGGGTGAGCCACCTTAATCATCGTGGGAACATCTGCGGTGTAGATTTCATATGGCTTCTTAATCCTAATGGATATCGGATATTACTCAAAACAAGTTGGAGTGAAGCGTTGTTTGGAATGTTCAAG TATCAACTTAGACGAGCTTCACTGACAGAGGATGATGCATTTGCGTTTCTAAAAGCCGATAGCCATGGTGATTACATTACCTACTCGGGCTTCTGTGAAGCATTACGGCAG CTTAATTTGATTGGACATTGTAATGGATTGAGTGCTGAAGAGTTAAAAGAATTGTGGATTCGGGCAGATATCGATGGAAATGGCGTTCTCGACTATAATGAATTTAAG CGCCGAATTTGGAACTCTTCGTATTCGACGCAAAGAGATGATGAGTTCTGGGATGATGTTGTCAATGGCACTGAGCAGACTACCGGCTTAAGTATCAAGAATGCAGTTCTCTTCCCCACTGAAGTAGAGAAAGGCACGTGGCCTGAAGATTACTCTCTTTCGGATCATGCTAGACTCACTGTTGTATTCTCACCGATGAGAATGCCATGCTCTCGACTGACATCATGA